Proteins encoded in a region of the Poecile atricapillus isolate bPoeAtr1 chromosome 26, bPoeAtr1.hap1, whole genome shotgun sequence genome:
- the LOC131588464 gene encoding LOW QUALITY PROTEIN: class II histocompatibility antigen, B-L beta chain-like (The sequence of the model RefSeq protein was modified relative to this genomic sequence to represent the inferred CDS: deleted 2 bases in 1 codon), with amino-acid sequence MLTIAKFTHAPSVSISLVPSSSQPGPGCLLCSLMDFSPAHIQLSCSQGQQQLSGHVLATAVLPSGDWSQQLLVLLETAPQCGLSSSCQVEHVSLEHPLSRHWDLPGMLSNAAHSKMLMGIGVSVLGFVFLALGLGFCLCRKVRGDPGGGVLPPHRACVLPSRPPKPGVTPFSLPTQLLKQKVLEDIKSTIPIVILYPVGFSFPCVHPGAHKEPGRCGASQPGVFPTRITRTTDHQGSAQRGSLGIIQRRSSHGGWSWSSE; translated from the exons atgctaacaatTGCAAAATTCACTCA tgcccccagcgtgtccatctcgctggtgccctcgagctcccagcccggccccggctgcctgctctgctccctgatggatttctcccctgcccacatccagctgagctgctcccagggccagcagcagctctcgggccacgtgctggccactgccgtgctccccagcggggactggagccagcagctcctggtgctgctggaaaccgccccc caatgcgggctcagctccagctgccaggtggagcacgtcagcctggagcaccccctgagccggcactggg ACCTTCCAGGGATGCTGTCAAACGCTGCCCACAGCAAGATGCTGATGGGGATTGGAGTCTCCGTGTTGGGCTTCgtcttcctggcactggggctcggcttctgcctgtgcaggaaggtgaggggggaTCCCGGGGGTGGTGTCCTCCCCCCCCACAGAGCGTGTGTGCTCCCCTCCAGGCCCCCCaagcccggtgtcacccccttttctctgcccacacagctcctgaagCAAAAGGTTCTGGAGGACATAAAGTCAACAATTCCCATTGTCATTCTGTATCCTGttggattttcattcccctgtgttcatccaggtgcccacaaggagccaggaagatgtggagcctcccagccaggtgtcttcccaacacggatcaccaggaccacggatcaccagggctctgcccaacgggggtcactggggatcatccaacgccgatcctcccatgggggatggagctggagcagcgaatga
- the LOC131588611 gene encoding zinc finger protein 239-like, producing MEKEEKKPSRFHTRRVCKRSPGSCEEERSPQCQEHGQRSSQSSELGEKPHKCLECGKGFRKSSHLIEHQRIHTGEKPYECGECGKSFSHSSSLRNHQMIHTGERPYECGKCGKSFGSISNLMRHQVIHTGERPYTCLECGKSFGWSSDLRKHQLIHTGERPYECPQCGKRFQRSSSVLLHERIHTEERPFRCPDCGKGFKHNAHLTLHQRIHTGERPYECPQCGKSFSRSSNLTRHQRSHQ from the coding sequence atggaaaaagaggagaaaaagcccTCGAGATTCCACACAAGGAGGGTCTGTAAAcgcagcccagggagctgcgaggaggaaagatccccccagtgccaggaacacggccagagatccagccagagctcagagctgggggagaagccccacaagtgcttggaatgtgggaagggcttcagaaagAGCTCCCACCTGATTGagcaccagaggatccacactggggaaaagccctacgagtgtggggaatgtgggaagagcttcagccacagctccagcctgaggaatcaccagatgatccacactggggaacggccctatgagtgtggaaAATGTGGAAAGAGCTTCGGAAGCATCTCTAACCTGATGAGACACCAAGTGATCCACACgggggaacggccctacacctgcttggaatgtgggaagagctttgggtggagctctgacctgagaaaacaccagctcatccacactggggagaggccctatgagtgtccccagtgtgggaagaggtttcagcgCAGCTCCAGTGTCCTCctacatgagcggattcacacagaggagaggcccttccgctgccctgactgtgggaaGGGCTTTAAGCACAACGCTCACCTCACCctccaccagcgcatccacactggggagaggccctacgaatgtccccagtgtgggaagagcttctccaggagctctaaCTTGACCCGACACCAACGGAgtcaccagtaa